The genomic interval AGCTCGGCCTGCTGGCTGCCGGCGATCCGCGCGTCGACCGTCTTCCGCGCCCGCTGCAGCGCACTGTTGACCGCCGGGATCGTTGTGTCGAGTGCCTCCCCGACCTCCGCAGCGGAGAACTGCAACACCTCCCGCAGGATCAGCACCGCCCGCTGGTTGGCCGGCAGATGCTGCAGCGCCGCCACGAACGCGAGCTCGACGTTCTCCTGCTCCTGGTACCGGGAGGCTGGGTCGCTCGCATCGGGGTAGGGCTCCAGCCAGAGGGGATCCTCGACCACGTCGCCCAGGTCGTGGACGTCGGTCCAGGCCTGCGTGCGCTCCTCCGACAGCTGGCGGGGCGGTCGGCGCTCAGCCTGGCGGAGGCAGGCGTGGGTCGCGATCCGGTACAGCCACGACCGCAACGAGCTGCGGCCCTCGAAGCCGCCCAGCCCCCGCCACGCGGCGAGCAGCGTCTCCTGCAGGGCATCCTCCGCATCCTGCAGAGAGCCCAGCATGCGGTAGCAGTGGGCGTGCAACGGGCGGCGGTGGGCCTCCACCAGCCGCTCGAACGCAGCCTGGTCCCCGTCGCGGGCGGCAGCCACCAGCTCGGGCTCCTCCACCGAGCCCCTCGTGTTCGTCATGTCCACAGGTCTACGACCGATGGAGACGTCAGAACTCATCG from Acidimicrobiales bacterium carries:
- a CDS encoding sigma-70 family RNA polymerase sigma factor, which gives rise to MTNTRGSVEEPELVAAARDGDQAAFERLVEAHRRPLHAHCYRMLGSLQDAEDALQETLLAAWRGLGGFEGRSSLRSWLYRIATHACLRQAERRPPRQLSEERTQAWTDVHDLGDVVEDPLWLEPYPDASDPASRYQEQENVELAFVAALQHLPANQRAVLILREVLQFSAAEVGEALDTTIPAVNSALQRARKTVDARIAGSQQAELRSLGKKGVEDLVARFVAAWERADVPALLDMLADDARFAMPPLPAWFAGKADIGRFLTERTFQNPWRLQPITASGQVAFACYRLHAATGRFELGALNVLTLGAGRIVAMTGFLDPELHRRFRLPEVLTEMSPP